A genomic stretch from Acropora palmata chromosome 13, jaAcrPala1.3, whole genome shotgun sequence includes:
- the LOC141863247 gene encoding G-patch domain and KOW motifs-containing protein-like, translating into MADERKTNVSFSFKKKKSSNKNYGVERNALNSEDIHDKKDDKDYIHSAEGKKLNSVKPEDKPREKVIPCLAKNRWILPAEAKFSNSLDREAAEELMKAVCEDDKDTNENGNIAIPLLMKNALPDVEGFEKNEKLDIAMRPEESTMEDYEDMPVTSYGAAMLRGMGWKKGEAIGGTNKGLAEPIEYIPRSKGLGLGAERRPPPGGVGPGRRRKPGDETSNKNTGPIKERDGRVRHFKGLGEEVQQETSLDYSPGAGVVIQKGPHKDMCGKIVAVDVDTSRITVQLHLSKENITLHQFNSRLVDKDEYKALSRQDKVKENDRYAKTENKGHKRPSENHVEHSKFSKKNKDYSEVSKSHKDTQKRSDKPAKCWLYPQTRVRIVSKDYKKGKYYNKKVRVVDVVSKDSCVCETEEGRLLEDVAQSDLETVIPKAQDAHVRVVRGPDRGQLAVLLERNTSNYSAIIQPLLDKSIATVDFDDICEHMGDASDF; encoded by the exons atggcggacgaacGTAAAACTAATGTATCCTTctcttttaaaaagaaaaaatcttctAACAAGAACTACGGGGTAGAAAGAAATGCACTGAACTCAGAAGATatccatgacaaaaaggatgACAAGGATTATATTCATTCTGCGGAAGGAAAAAAGTTGAATAG TGTCAAACCAGAAGATAAACCGAGAGAAAAAGTCATACCATGTCTTGCAAAGAATCGCTGGATTTTGCCAGCAGAAGCAAAGTTTTCCAACAGCTTGGACAGAGAGGCTGCTGAGGAACTCATGAAAG CTGTTTGTGAAGATGACAAAGATACCAATGAGAATGGCAATATTGCCATCCCTCTTTTGATGAAGAATGCTTTACCTGATGTTGAgggctttgaaaagaatgagaAGCTTGATATTGCCATGAGGCCAGAAGAG AGTACCATGGAGGATTACGAGGATATGCCTGTGACATCCTATGGGGCGGCTATGTTACGAGGAATGGGATGGAAGAAGGGAGAAGCCATAGGAGGCACAAACAAGGG TCTTGCAGAGCCCATAGAATACATACCAAGATCCAAAGGATTGGGATTAGGAGCTGAGAGAAGACCTCCTCCTGGTGGGGTGGGTCCAGGAAGGAGAAGAAAACCAGGAGATGAAACTTCTAACAAG AATACTGGTCCGATTAAAGAAAGAGATGGCCGTGTCAGACACTTCAAAGGATTAGGAGAAGAAGTTCAACAAGAAACTTCATTGg acTATAGCCCAGGTGCAGGAGTTGTGATCCAAAAAGGACCTCATAAAGATATGTGCGGAAAG ATTGTTGCAGTTGATGTAGACACCTCTCGGATTACTGTTCAGTTACATCTTAGTAAAGAG aataTTACACTACACCAATTTAATTCAAGACTTGTAGACAAGGATGAATACAAGGCTCTATCAAGACAAG ACaaagttaaagaaaatgaCAGATACGCAAAGACAGAAAACAAAGGGCACAAGCGACCAAG TGAAAATCACGTGGAACACAGCAAGTTTtccaaaaagaacaaagactATAGTGAAGTAAGTAAGTCGCACAAGGATACGCAAAAGCGGAGTGACAAACCTGCGAAATGTTGGTTGTATCCTCAAACAAGAGTGCGGATTGTCAGCAAAGACTACAAGAAAGGCAAATACTATAACAAAAAG GTTCGTGTAGTCGATGTAGTAAGTAAAGACAGCTGTGTCTGTGAAACAGAGGAAGGAAGACTCCTTGAGG ATGTAGCACAGTCGGATTTGGAAACAGTCATACCCAAGGCACAGGATGCCCATGTTCGTGTTGTTAGAGGTCCCGATAGAGGACAA CTTGCAGTGTTATTGGAGCGGAACACTTCTAATTACAGCGCTATTATTCAGCCCTTGCTGGACAAGAGTATCGCCACTGTGGATTTTGATGACATCTGTGAACACATGGGCGATGCGAGTGACTTCTAA
- the LOC141863248 gene encoding mitochondrial intermembrane space import and assembly protein 40-B-like has protein sequence MSYCREEGKDKLIFVTEEDHAVPSKVTLLEDDHEEEMEGLIKANGEINWDCPCLQGMAYGPCGEQFKAAFSCFHYSEEEPKGSDCIPQFRDMQECFVKYPEIYGNDDEETAEDEQEFKDDEIQRTKTSEAVTNKESSLRENDEIVGHEPSLSSNLKDTGSVAETAS, from the exons ATGTCTTATTGCAGGGAAGAAG GAAAAGACAAACTTATTTTTGTTACCGAAGAAGATCATGCTGTACCAAGCAAAGTTACTCTTCTCGAAGATGATCATGAAGAAGAAATGGAAGGTTTGATCAAAGCAAATGGTGAAATCAACTGGGATTGCCCATGTTTACAAGGAATGGCCTATGGACCTTGTGGGGAACAATTTAAGGCGGcattctcttgttttcattacAGCGAAGAAGAGCCCAAAGGATCTGACTGTATACCGCAGTTTCGTGACATGCAAGAATGTTTCGTGAAATATCCCGAAATTTACGGAAACGATGACGAGGAAACAGCGGAGGACGAACAAGAATTCAAAGATGATGAAATACAAAGGACAAAAACCAGTGAAGCagtaacaaacaaagaatCCTCTCTTCGTGAGAACGATGAAATAGTTGGTCACGAACCTTCCCTTAGTTCAAATTTAAAAGACACCGGTTCGGTTGCCGAAACAGCAAGCTGA
- the LOC141863246 gene encoding uncharacterized protein LOC141863246 isoform X3 encodes MRDSIFLYFIADGPPVKLLETVALTKQAMCLAVSPFVPGEAVVVTETGAVHSWRCGQELVTVSSATEPFNVNCVSEWYQCVFAGNPQCIALANPKAVHLVDFRARAMSKRFFFSIPSSQVDSFECITSIQRHPQNCHHHFLATDQSLMILDDRYLQHPVLKWRHHIEDLVQFIDITCNAIPDCDDTVVLTSGSKHHQTHCFQYSGTKGHSDKVLTACRGQTYVPPTSTCLRWKVSSYSEWYFSGLSKDLSFSQAAASRLSQPLVGVCSMPHTFHPHGGFTVFQMSSVGDLFYQSFFAREMRDDENVLENKQKQELHSEAKALCQKWIDVIDQGIGDIRETECERYFEEGEDKREICLDFLFLPEPHSSCTLCNDRQIEEMDEGSEDSGICERCGLDISFSRKLVEHEKGNKVVTKSSLGIQRELKDLQINLDISKATDPLSKSLMLNWNSDEPIPIDMDGLGYEPHGSNDEPMLATNAEPMLMFSEVFSQNNNKKRTASSGKPVLQPTDRQTPVNDVGPVLSKRKPMLDSSNQTMLVKGVEPMPEAILQDDESKSSRDKSKMNPMLPQVQYQEGMQLENSPSTRTSQNQDSKSSHRKRKQSSHIMGF; translated from the exons ccACCTGTGAAGCTGCTTGAGACAGTAGCTCTCACTAAACAAGCCATGTGTCTTGCTGTCAGCCCATTTGTTCCTGGTGAGGCTGTGGTTGTGACAGAAACTGGTGCTGTTCACAGCTGGAGATGTGGTCAGGAATTAGTTACAGTGTCTTCAGCAACAGAACCGTTCAATGTCAACTGTGTTTCAGAATGGTACCAATGTGTGTTCGCTGGGAATCCTCAGTGCATTGCATTAGCAAACCCAAAAGCTGTGCACTTAGTGGACTTTCGT GCACGGGCAATGTCcaaaaggtttttcttttccattccATCTTCCCAAGTTGATTCCTTTGAATGCATAACATCGATTCAACGTCACCCACAAAATTGCCATCACCATTTCTTGGCCACAGATCAGTCTCTGATGATTCTAGATGACAGGTATCTTCAACATCCAGTGCTCAAGTGGAGGCATCACATCGAAGATCTGGTTCAATTTATAGACATAACTTGTAATGCAATCCCTGATTGTGACGACACAGTTGTGCTAACTTCTGGCTCAAAACATCATCAAACACACTGCTTTCAGTACTCTGGCACTAAAGGCCATTCGGACAAGGTATTAACTGCCTGTAGAGGACAAACATATGTTCCCCCAACATCAACATGTCTTCGTTGGAAG GTGTCATCTTACAGTGAGTGGTACTTTTCTGGACTCAGTAAAGACTTGAGTTTTTCACAAGCAGCAGCGTCACGACTGTCACAGCCACTCGTAGGTGTATGTTCCATGCCACACACCTTTCATCCTCACGGGGGATTCACTGTCTTTCAGATGTCATCTGTTGGTGACTTATTTTATCAGTCATTTTTTGCACGAGAAATGAGAGATGATGAAAATGTGTTAGAAAACAAGCAGAAACAGGAGCTTCACTCTGAAGCCAAAGCATTGTGTCAAAAGTGGATCGATGTGATTGATCAAGGCATTGGGGATATTAGAGAAACAGAATGTGAAAGATATTTTGAGGAAGGAGAAGATAAAAGAGAAATTTGCCTGGATTTTCTGTTCTTACCAGAACCTCATTCCAGTTGTACATTGTGCAATGACAGACAGATTGAAGAAATGGATGAGGGTTCAGAAGATTCAGGCATTTGTGAACGGTGTGGGTTGGACATAAGTTTCAGTCGCAAGCTTGTTGAACATGAAAAAGGTAACAAAGTTGTTACAAAAAGTAGTTTAGGCATTCAACGTGAATTGAAGGACCTACAAATTAATCTGGATATCAGCAAGGCAACTGATCCCCTCAGCAAAAGCCTGATGTTGAATTGGAACAGTGATGAGCCAATACCAATAGATATGGATGGACTAGGGTATGAACCACATGGTTCCAATGATGAACCTATGTTGGCAACCAATGCAGAACCAATGTTGATGTTCAGTGAGGTGTTctcacaaaacaacaacaaaaagagaacagCAAGCAGTGGCAAACCTGTACTTCAGCCTACTGATAGGCAAACACCAGTGAATGACGTTGGACCAGTattaagcaaaagaaaaccaaTGTTGGATAGTAGCAACCAAACAATGTTGGTAAAAGGTGTTGAGCCAATGCCAGAGGCAATATTGCAGGATGATGAAAGTAAGAGTAGCAGAGATAAGAGTAAAATGAATCCGATGTTGCCTCAGGTTCAATATCAAGAAGGAATGCAACTTGAGAATTCTCCAAGTACAAGAACTTCACAAAATCAAGATTCTAAAAGTTCACACaggaagagaaaacaaagcagTCATATTATGGGATTTTAA